From one Cyprinus carpio isolate SPL01 chromosome B3, ASM1834038v1, whole genome shotgun sequence genomic stretch:
- the LOC109054219 gene encoding ATPase family AAA domain-containing protein 5-like, with translation MAGAVAMAAVLEDFEGQPCKKLRKDGDAPAVKTITNYFMPKPVEKPFSPPRSNNIMDYFKRTSPAQEIKSCSVVAKENSQQPSEQASHEIPVKPIRGQGQKRTRKAKDNKKSKEEDAQVVIDDVVLIESPSESAVMESNTDGHAAQTCHDASSDKESDIRKNATEADPDVLLIKNSAESSEKKTSLNQSGKKDCGNRKSAVRRNRKGKGGCEDTEECDADAQEPVCETKLEGSAEKKSSTVTISFKDFVQNQSQEWEESNVIPKTDTAGTSSEGNLCNDQSDSAAGPLQVSPRTLTIQAEVHPISPDHLESVKVAKELKVASIFSRNKKSQSKEDKSLSDPVPEIKLDVLPDLKRKSNVVLLEEDLELDVVESSPIPKSTEVERKQFMSAFKQPSLDGFKSKTNKGQSKQDQVQEKVSEAADNQHEKSLENKTEEKSLESKTEVTSTELHKEQKSCPGDKKKRVRKSGKKGQAKKADDAQAATPKPEEPPTEVDKDSSPAEDDNSEKAVRELRRSTRELSRRQSAATVLNSEPQKKERQEDTKKDDENQNTPSPSLASTPKAQRPKRGMYRSEMLCPPDMKGSPIRMRITRVFPSSATKAGDFEISSPLSIQELNAAKKRKQARKLVQKAKTLQQSKKDTNKDKDTVRRSTRSKESVINYCEDEDSVVFLEESKSTLVTSQENDKSQKKLRSLNEVLGKNTSQNKTSKTPAGSKVAPLFGEKKVISIFDDSSREASENSQDDEQFRAKREFLKSGLPESFKKQIAKTAASREAYSQACASFQTVVHIQQRAADCSVWNLQWPTNPFLSCLKESYNLPSVPLMSLEKTLGYATVPAKRAGCHQMSCCRRSEFSEPIRLHLLEEMRISNPSFPHQRFFTRFVKRREDYILQASASEPEGESKVSCPAGLSDSIGRKRKRVDEGEMTGKVGKKPKSNHTEEDVIVIEESPPSGGQAAQNVSDTVPSGRRRRGRPLRQKQKEEPKPAKSVSPVGNQNDAVTIVDSPVPENSSTEDGVKEDLLWTEKYQPQHSSEVIGNMESVRRLHSWLKEWKLRADREEKRKQQEKKQEEDSNDSWLIGEGLDETEDHLCNTLLITGPTGVGKTAAVYACAQELGFKVFEVNSSSQRSGRQILSQLKEATQSHQVDIQGVNAQKPSYFSNYSNNSTTTKPGNSPRKLNSPRRVVSSPRKPPQSPRSASSRRGGLAPTSLANFFKAGGRPTGKEAISQDKKTQPVLKACLKKSSKAKEADSKECPGETSAGTKISTEDQDKRTATSLILFEEVDIIFDDDAGFLAAIKHFMTTTKRPVILTTSDPIFGATFDGYLEEIHFKSPSVVDVSSYLQLLCLAENMRTDSKDLCCLLDWNRCDIRQSLLHLQFWACSGGGQQVHRPLPSSELKEDFKSDIHHRSIKAQDLNEDKIPPCHTACTESLLGIRNMQTENLADSLLKHESSVIDSVRCWDLLTEVHRRGVNLLYSNMESLLPLPTRLLPQYTLKSQPTPNPQSHPEQVPQTVRLQGLEEPSDEGSPLKVSSRMRGRKKIGIGNKDVFQSDSESGDDFLSLTKTSQDPAQSPNVDPADVSVNVSEAAAVKPRRVVLSEAERKKSKPVMQCLSSLAEYMDHMSFLDSSLHYQPLQTEGSCRPQVFGWTGAEVKSGMTDDIRLECVNRVNGVNVDEIHAALGHLSFKKCKAVVSEAWDRAQQLEEEIRREAEEELTLPVAPHKDGFSLTQTIPCDPRVMERRSEVMKSVLSSRSAGTLGNPAAAALDYLPSLRTICRSEKLKEQGKIKRRFLHYLDGIHFTLPKSTVEFLASEFP, from the exons ATGGCTGGGGCCGTGGCTATGGCGGCTGTCCTAGAGGATTTTGAGGGTCAG CCGTGTAAGAAGTTGAGAAAGGATGGAGATGCACCAGCTGTCAAAACTATTACTAACTACTTTATGCCCAAGCCGGTGGAGAAACCGTTCTCACCACCAAGGTCTAACAACATTATGGACTACTTTAAGAGAACCTCGCCTGCACAAGAGATAAAAAGCTGCTCTGTAGTAGCTAAAGAAAACTCCCAGCAACCTTCAGAGCAAGCAAGTCATGAAATCCCTGTGAAACCTATAAGAGGACAGGGGCAGAAGCGAACCAGGAAGGCCAAAGACAACAAGAAGTCTAAAGAGGAGGACGCACAGGTGGTCATAGATGATGTTGTCTTGATAGAAAGTCCCAGTGAATCAGCTGTAATGGAAAGCAATACTGATGGCCATGCAGCTCAAACCTGTCACGATGCCTCCTCTGATAAAGAATCTGACATAAGGAAAAATGCCACCGAGGCTGATCCAGATGTCCTGTTGATTAAGAATTCTGCAGaaagttctgagaaaaaaacatcattaaaccaAAGCGGGAAGAAAGACTGTGGAAACAGAAAATCTGCTGTGAGGAGAAACCGAAAGGGAAAGGGTGGCTGTGAAGATACTGAGGAATGTGATGCCGATGCACAAGAGCCTGTATGTGAGACTAAATTGGAGGGAAGTGCAGAAAAGAAAAGCAGCACCGTCACAATCTCATTCAAAGACTTTGTGCAGAATCAAAGTCAAGAGTGGGAAGAGAGCAATGTGATTCCCAAGACTGACACTGCTGGCACATCAAGTGAAGGCAACCTCTGCAATGATCAGAGTGATTCTGCAGCCGGTCCTCTACAGGTGTCACCCCGAACTCTCACGATTCAAGCTGAGGTGCATCCCATTTCCCCTGATCATCTTGAGTCTGTCAAAGTTGCCAAGGAGTTAAAAGTCGCATCTATTTttagtagaaataaaaaaagtcaatcaaAAGAAGACAAGAGTTTGTCTGATCCTGTCCCGGAGATTAAACTGGATGTGTTGCCTGACCTCAAAAGGAAATCTAACGTTGTTCTTCTTGAGGAAGATCTGGAACTCGATGTGGTGGAGTCCAGCCCCATTCCTAAAAGCACTGAGGTTGAGAGAAAGCAGTTTATGAGTGCCTTTAAGCAGCCCAGTCTTGATGGTTTTAAAAGCAAAACCAACAAGGGTCAGAGCAAGCAGGACCAGGTTCAAGAGAAAGTCTCAGAGGCAGCAGACAATCAACATGAAAAATCTCTCGAGaacaaaactgaagaaaaatctCTTGAGAGCAAAACTGAAGTGACCAGCACGGAGCTGCACAAAGAGCAGAAGAGCTGTCCAGGTGACAAAAAGAAGCGAGTTAGGAAGTCTGGGAAAAAGGGGCAAGCTAAGAAAGCTGATGATGCACAAGCTGCAACTCCGAAACCTGAAGAACCTCCAACAGAAGTAGACAAAGACAGCAGCCCAGCTGAGGATGACAACAGTGAAAAGGCTGTCAGAGAGCTGAGGAGGTCGACCAGAGAGCTTTCACGTAGACAGTCAGCAGCCACTGTGCTTAATTCTGAACCACAGAAGAAAGAGAGGCAAGAGGACACAAAGAAAGATGATGAGAACCAAAATACACCCTCTCCCTCTCTGGCCTCTACCCCAAAAGCTCAAAGACCCAAAAGAGGCATGTATAGATCTGAAATGCTCTGCCCACCAGACATGAAAGGCAGCCCTATCAG AATGAGAATCACCAGGGTATTTCCATCCTCTGCTACAAAAGCTGGTGATTTTGAAATATCAAGTCCTCTCTCAATACAG GAATTAAATGCagcgaaaaaaagaaaacaagctagAAAGCTGGTGCAGAAAGCCAAAACTCTTCAGCAAAGTAAAAAGGACACTAATAAAGATAAAGACACTGTACGACGCTCTACAAGAAGCAAAGAGTCCGTCATAAATTACTGTGAAGATGAG GATTCTGTAGTGTTTTTGGAGGAAAGCAAAAGCACTCTAGTCACCTCGCAGGAAAATGACAAAAGCCAGAAGAAACTTCGTAGTTTGAATGAAGTTTTGGGTAAAAATACATCTCAAAATAAAACGTCTAAGACTCCTGCAG GTTCTAAAGTGGCTCCTCTGTTCGGTGAGAAAAAAGTAATCTCCATTTTTGACGACAGCAG TCGAGAGGCATCAGAGAACTCGCAAGATGATGAACAGTTCAGAGCAAAGAGAGAGTTTCTGAAGAGTGGCCTTCCAGAGTCCTTCAAAAAGCAGATCGCAAAGACAGCAGCCAGCCGAGAGGCTTACAGCCAGGCCTGTGCTTCCTTCCAGACAGTGGTTCATATCCAGCAGAGGGCTGCAG ATTGTTCTGTCTGGAATCTCCAGTGGCCCACAAATCCCTTCCTGAGTTGTTTGAAGGAGTCCTATAATTTACCATCTGTACCTCTGATGTCTTTGGAGAAGACTTTAGGTTATGCTACAGTTCCTGCGAAGAGAGCCGGTTGCCATCAG atgtcCTGTTGTCGAAGATCTGAGTTTTCTGAGCCAATCAGGCTGCACCTTTTGGAAGAGATGAGAATCTCTAATCCCTCCTTCCCTCATCAACGCTTTTTTACACGGTTTGTTAAGAGACGTGAGGACTACATCCTCCAGGCCTCTGCCTCAG AACCTGAAGGTGAGTCTAAGGTGTCCTGCCCTGCTGGATTATCTGATAGCATCGGAAGGAAACGGAAGCGTGTGGATGAAGGAGAGATGACAGGCAAAGTGGGTAAAAAACCAAAGTCCAATCACACAGAAGAGGATGTCATAGTGATTGAAGAAAGTCCACCGTCAGGAGGTCAGGCAGCCCAGAATGTCTCCGACACAGTGCCGTCTGGCAGAAGACGAAGAGGTCGACCACTAAGGCAAAAGCAGAAAGAAGAGCCCAAGCCAGCAAAGTCAGTCTCACCTGTGGGAAACCAGAACGATGCTGTCACTATAGTGGATTCCCCTGTCCCAGAGAATTCAAGCACAGAAG ATGGAGTGAAAGAGGATTTGCTTTGGACCGAGAAGTATCAGCCGCAGCACTCCAGTGAAGTGATCGGGAATATGGAGTCTGTCCGGAGGCTACACAG CTGGCTGAAAGAGTGGAAATTGAGAGCTGACCGGGAAGAGAAGAGGAAACAGCAGGAAAAGAAGCAAGAGGAGGACAGTAATG ACTCTTGGCTCATAGGTGAAGGCCTGGATGAGACAGAAGATCATTTGTGTAACACACTTCTCATCACTGGTCCCACTGGAGTGGGCAAGACTGCTGCAGTCTATGCCTGTGCACAAGAACTCGGATTCAAG GTATTTGAGGTGAACTCCTCGTCTCAAAGGAGTGGTCGTCAGATCTTATCCCAGCTGAAGGAAGCCACTCAGTCCCACCAGGTGGACATCCAGGGTGTCAACGCTCAAAAACCATCCTACTTCAGCAATTATAGCAACAACAGCACCACCACCAAACCTGGCAACTCTCCCA GGAAGTTGAATTCCCCCAGAAGGGTTGTGTCATCGCCCAGGAAGCCTCCTCAGTCCCCTCGAAGTGCTTCATCCAGAAGAGGAGGCTTGGCTCCGACATCTTTGGCCAATTTCTTCAAAGCAGGTGGAAGGCCCACTGGCAAAGAAGCAATCAGTCAAGACAAGAAAACACAACCTG TCTTAAAAGCATGTTTGAAAAAGTCTTCCAAAGCAAAAGAGGCTGACAGCAAAGAGTGCCCCGGGGAAACATCAGCAGGCACCAAGATCTCCACTGAAGACCAGGACAAGAGGACTGCCACATCCCTCATCTTATTTGAGGAGGTGGATATCATTTTTGATGATGACGCTGGATTTCTGGCTGCAATAAAACACTTCATGACTACAACCAAGAGACCAGTTATTCTAACAACCAGTG ATCCAATCTTTGGTGCTACATTTGATGGATACCTTGAGGAAATCCATTTCAAATCTCCTTCAGTG GTGGATGTGTCCAGTTACCTCCAGCTGCTGTGTCTAGCAGAAAACATGAGAACAGACAGTAAGGATCTGTGCTGTCTGCTGGACTGGAACAGGTGTGATATTCGTCAAAGCCTCCTGCACTTGCAGTTTTGGGCCTGCAGTGGTGGTGGACAGCAGGTGCATCGGCCTTTGCCTTCCTCAG AGCTCAAAGAGGACTTCAAGAGTGACATTCACCATCGGTCTATCAAAGCTCAGGATCTAAATGAGGATAAAATACCACCCTGCCACACTGCATGCACTGAGAGTTTGCTGGGGATCCGAAATATGCAAACAGAAAATCTTGCAGATTCGCTGCTAAAG CATGAGTCTTCAGTAATAGACAGCGTTAGGTGCTGGGATCTTCTCACAGAGGTCCATAGAAGGGGAGTGAATCTTCTCTACTCGAATATGGAGAGTCTGCTTCCTCTGCCAACTCGTCTATTACCACAGTACACACTCAAATCACAACCAACACCAAACCCACAGTCCCATCCTGAGCAAGTACCGCAGACAGTGAGGTTGCAAGGTTTGGAAGAGCCCTCTGATGAGGGTAGTCCCCTTAAAGTGTCCTCTAGAATGAGGGGGCGGAAGAAGATAGGCATTGGCAATAAAGATGTTTTCCAGTCTGATTCAGAGTCGGGGGATGACTTCCTCTCACTAACAAAAACCAGCCAAGATCCTGCTCAAAGCCCTAATGTAGATCCAGCCGATGTGTCTGTGAATGTGTCCGAAGCTGCGGCGGTAAAACCAAGGCGTGTTGTGTTATCTGAAGCTGAAAGGAAGAAGAGCAAACCAGTGATGCAGTGCCTAAGCAGTTTAGCAGAGTATATGGACCACATGTCCTTCCTGGACTCCTCACTGCACTACCAGCCGCTGCAAACAGAGGGTTCCTGCAGACCACAAGTCTTTGGCTGGACTGGTGCAGAGGTCAAGAGTGGGATGACTGATGACATTCGGTTAGAGTGTGTCAACCGAGTAAATGGTGTTAATGTCGATGAAATCCATGCTGCTTTGGGGCACTTGAGTTTTAAGAAGTGCAAGGCTGTTGTCTCCGAAGCCTGGGACAGAGCACAGCAACTGGAGGAGGAGATCAGAAGAGAGGCAGAGGAGGAGCTCACCCTCCCTGTGGCTCCACACAAAGATGGCTTTAGCCTCACTCAAACTATACCCTGTGACCCAAG GGTGATGGAGAGGAGAAGTGAGGTGATGAAGTCGGTGCTCTCCTCCAGATCAGCTGGAACGCTTGGAAACCCGGCAGCAGCGGCTCTGGACTACCTCCCTTCTCTACGTACCATCTGTAGGTCAGAGAAACTGAAGGAGCAGGGAAAGATCAAACGCAG GTTCTTGCACTATTTGGACGGTATACACTTCACTCTTCCTAAAAGCACAGTGGAGTTCCTGGCTTCCGAGTTCCCTTAA
- the LOC109057272 gene encoding serine/threonine-protein phosphatase 4 catalytic subunit B-like — MCVMMGDVIDLDRQIEQLRRCELIKENEVKALCAKAREILVEESNVQRVDSPVTVCGDIHGQFYDLKELFRVGGEVPETNYLFMGDFVDRGFYSVETFLLLLALKVRYPDRITLIRGNHESRQITQVYGFYDECLRKYGSVTVWRYCTEIFDYLSLSAIVDGKIFCVHGGLSPSIQTLDQIRTIDRKQEVPHDGPMCDLLWSDPEDTMGWGVSPRGAGYLFGSDVVAQFNAANDISMICRAHQLVMEGYKWHFNETVLTVWSAPNYCYRCGNVAAILELDEHLQKEFIIFEAAPQETRGIPSKKPVADYFL; from the exons atgtgtgtcaTGATGGGCGACGTCATTGACTTGGACAGACAGATCGAGCAACTCAGACGCTGTGAACTTATCAAGGAAAATGAAGTCAAGGCGCTGTGTGCCAAAGCGAG GGAGATTCTGGTGGAAGAGAGTAATGTTCAGAGGGTAGATTCTCCCGTCACG GTCTGTGGAGATATACATGGCCAGTTTTATGATTTAAAGGAGCTGTTTAGG GTGGGAGGAGAAGTTCCAGAGACAAACTACCTCTTCATGGGAGACTTTGTGGACAGAGGGTTCTATAGTGTGGAGACTTTCCTGTTGCTGCTAGCATTAAAG GTGCGATACCCCGACCGAATAACGCTGATCAGAGGGAATCACGAGTCGAGGCAGATCACGCAGGTGTATGGCTTTTATGACGAGTGTCTTAGAAAATACGGCTCTGTTACAGTCTGGAGGTACTGCACAGAGATCTTTGACTACCTGTCCCTCTCTGCTATTGTCGATGGCAAG ATATTTTGTGTGCATGGTGGCCTTTCTCCATCTATTCAGACTCTGGATCAGATCAGGACTATTGACCGAAAACAGGAAGTTCCTCATGATGGACCCATGTGTGACCTGCTGTGGTCTGACCCAGAAG ACACCATGGGGTGGGGTGTGAGTCCCAGAGGAGCTGGATATCTGTTTGGTAGTGATGTGGTGGCACAGTTTAATGCTGCCAATGATATCAGCATGATCTGCAGAGCTCATCAGCTGGTGATGGAGGGCTACAAGTGGCATTTCAATGAGACGGTGTTAACGGTGTGGTCTGCTCCAAACTACTgttatag GTGTGGCAATGTGGCAGCCATTTTGGAGCTTGATGAGCATCTCCAGAAGGAGTTTATTATATTTGAAGCTGCACCTCAGGAAACCAGAGGAATCCCTTCTAAGAAACCTGTGGCTGACTACTTCCTTTGA